GCACCGGCGGTCAGGTCAAAATGCCCGTCGGCCAAAGCGCCGAGCCGGTGGGCCGGGCCAATCTGGCTGCCTTCGCCGCCACCAATCATGCCCCATTTGAGTTTTGCCATGTGATTTCCTCCAGGAATGGGGACGTGCCCCAATCGATCAAGTTGGCCCAAACACTCCCGTCGCTTGGGCAATCGGATGGCTTATTGAAAGCCGATGGATTCGAGATATTCGCGGTTCTTGCGTGCGTCGCCGACCGGATCCGGGTCGAGATTGGGGTCGCAATCCTGCTCGATGGTGCACCAGCCTTCAAAGCCTGCCTCGATTAACAGGTCGCGCACGGCTGGGAAGTCGACTTCCCCTTCGCTCAAATTGCAGAAAATGCCCTGACCACAGGCATCATAAAAGCCCGTGCGGTTGGCAATCGCGTACGCTTTCACCTTGGCGTCGGTCGATTTGAAATGGACATAGGTGATGCGATCCATATGCCGCTTCATAAAGGCGACCGGATCAAAGCCCGCATAGGTGCAATGGCCAGTGTCGATACAAAGCTTGAGCAGATCCGCATCCACTTCCGCCAAGATGCGCTCCACTTCCGGCTCAAAGTCCATGAAGCCGCCCGCATGGGGGTGCAATTCCGGAATCAGACCATGATCGAGCCCCATTTTGGCGATCTCTTCGATCCGGCTTTTGAACCCTTCCCATTCCGTGTCTGACATCTGCACCGCTTCCAATGGACGACCGGCGGTCGGGGCGCGGGCTTCCGCAATGGAATCGATCAAAACCAGATGCTTGGCCCCATGGGCCACCAAGGCTTCGCAGGTGCGTTTGGACGCATCAACCACTTCGTCCCATTTGTTGGCGTCATGGAAGGGGCGGAAAATCACCCCGCCTATCAGCTCCAGACCAGTCTTGTCCAATTCAGCCTTGAGGATCGCCGGATCCTCAGGCATGAAGCCAATCGGCCCCAGCTCAATGCCTTTATAGCCCGCATCCGCACAGTCTTTCAGGACGCTCTGCCATGTTGGATTGCGCGGATCCTGCGCAAATTCTACACCCCATGAGCAGGGGGCATTGCCTATTTTGATCGCCATGATAATGGTCCTCTCCTTGCAAGAAAGAGCCCAGTGACAGGCATACTCCTCCCTGGGACTTGGCTCTCTGATTTTGTTGGAAATTGGTTCTTGGGTGCGGGTTGCTGTCCGCCAACTTAGTCCTGAATGACGCTTTGCCACCTTCGCGATGTATTGGACTTAGTCACCGCTTCAACGACGCGAGCGGCGGCAAGGCCGTCCCTGAAGGTTGGGAAACGGGGTTGGCCTTCATGGATCGCTTCCAGGAAATCCTTGGCCTCAATGACAATCAGGTCATTATAGCCCGTGCCATGGCCGGGTCCGAGGCAGAAAGCCTTATAGTCCGGGTGCGCCGGGCCGGTCAGGATCTTGCGAAAGCCGCGTTCTGCCTCTGGCCCTTCCATGCGATAGAGCCACAGGGCGTTCTGATCTTCCTGATCAAAGCGGATCGCCCCCTTTGTGCCGTGGATTTCGTAGGCGTAACCCATTTTGCGACCGGTTGCAACGCGAGACGAATGAAGATGCCCCATCACGCCGCTCTGAAAGCGGCACATCAGATGGACCTGATCGTCATTATCAACGATCCCACCCGGGCGTTCTTTATGAATGGTTTCTGTCTCGGCAATCAGGCTGTCGATCGGCCCCATCAGTGCCAAGGCCCCATTGAACAAATGCACCGCCAGATCACCCAGCGTGCCATTGGCCGCGCCCGTGCAGCGCCATTCCCATGGATCATTGGCGTCGGCCAAAAAATCTTCCGTATGTTCGGCGCGAAACCACGTAATATCCCCGATGGCGTTTTCCGAAAGCAACTTGCGGGCAAACTGGGTCGCAGGCGAGCGCACATAGCAAAAGGCCGTTTGGTGAACTAAACCGCTGGATTCTGCGGCTTTGACCATGGCCAAAGCATCGTCAATGGAAGCGCCAAGGGGTTTTTCGCACATGACATGCTTGCCTGCGGCAAAGGCGGCTTCCGCAATGGCGCGGTGATGGCTTTGAGGCGCGGCAATCACCACCGCATCGACCGAGGGGTCATTAACCAGATCACGCCAGTCCCCTGTGCTGCGGCGATAGCCATAAGCACGCCGATAGCCTTCCGCTTTTGCAGCGGAGGCAGAGCAAATCATTTCAAGGCGCGGCTTGAGGCTGGTTTCAAAAATAGTGCCGACGGCTGCAAAGGCAGCAGAGTGCGCTTTGCCCATATAGCCACCACCAATCATACCAATTCCGATCTCTGTCACAGCATCCCCTCCCAAAATGAAATACTATTTGCAATCGGTTTCAAGATCTGTATCATGAGCCTCAATCTTTCGCAAGCGGCATTCGATAAGGATGCGCGCATTTCCCAAGGGAGGCGCCTAAATGACAGAGGCACAAGGGACATGCCGCCTTACGACGGCTCAAGCCATCGTAAAATGGCTGGTAAATCAGTATATTGAGATT
This genomic stretch from Cohaesibacter intestini harbors:
- a CDS encoding Gfo/Idh/MocA family protein, yielding MTEIGIGMIGGGYMGKAHSAAFAAVGTIFETSLKPRLEMICSASAAKAEGYRRAYGYRRSTGDWRDLVNDPSVDAVVIAAPQSHHRAIAEAAFAAGKHVMCEKPLGASIDDALAMVKAAESSGLVHQTAFCYVRSPATQFARKLLSENAIGDITWFRAEHTEDFLADANDPWEWRCTGAANGTLGDLAVHLFNGALALMGPIDSLIAETETIHKERPGGIVDNDDQVHLMCRFQSGVMGHLHSSRVATGRKMGYAYEIHGTKGAIRFDQEDQNALWLYRMEGPEAERGFRKILTGPAHPDYKAFCLGPGHGTGYNDLIVIEAKDFLEAIHEGQPRFPTFRDGLAAARVVEAVTKSNTSRRWQSVIQD
- a CDS encoding sugar phosphate isomerase/epimerase family protein, translated to MAIKIGNAPCSWGVEFAQDPRNPTWQSVLKDCADAGYKGIELGPIGFMPEDPAILKAELDKTGLELIGGVIFRPFHDANKWDEVVDASKRTCEALVAHGAKHLVLIDSIAEARAPTAGRPLEAVQMSDTEWEGFKSRIEEIAKMGLDHGLIPELHPHAGGFMDFEPEVERILAEVDADLLKLCIDTGHCTYAGFDPVAFMKRHMDRITYVHFKSTDAKVKAYAIANRTGFYDACGQGIFCNLSEGEVDFPAVRDLLIEAGFEGWCTIEQDCDPNLDPDPVGDARKNREYLESIGFQ